Proteins co-encoded in one Tiliqua scincoides isolate rTilSci1 chromosome 12, rTilSci1.hap2, whole genome shotgun sequence genomic window:
- the COX7B gene encoding cytochrome c oxidase subunit 7B, mitochondrial, with protein MGPLGHPDTATGRLTGRLSTLARPSASRGLPATRPALRGQGRACGRRPGRGARGTGTEGSSQLLGAAPQRPLSARTPFPRAPRAVWRRRGASWAAAAILFLSARCGRSPERSAAEMLFPLSRRALAQAARGVQRTLARQAHHEHGPDFHDKYGNIVLLSGAVFCVSVWSYVATQTGIEWNLSPVGRVTPKEWREE; from the exons ATGGG ACCACTCGGCCATCCTGACACTGCGACGGGGAGGCTCACGGGGCGCCTCTCCACCCTCGCGAGGCCGAGCGCGTCGCGGGGCCTGCCCGCGACCCGCCCGGCTCTACGCGGCCAGGGGCGCGCGTGCGGAAGGAGACCCGGCCGAGGAGCGCGGGGGACGGGGACAGAGGGGAGCTCGCAGCTTCTGGGGGCCGCGCCGCAGCGCCCCCTCAGCGCGCGGACTCCATTTCCCAGAGCGCCCCGCGCCGTGTGGCGCAGGCGCGGCGCTTCCTGGGCGGCGGCGGCCATTTTGTTTTTGAGCGCCCGCTGCGGCAGGTCACCCGAGAGGAGCGCTGCGGAGATGCTGTTCCCGCTGTCCAGGAGGGCGCTCGCCCAGGCCG CTCGTGGAGTTCAGCGGACCCTGGCAAGACAAGCTCACCATGAGCATGGACCTGATTTCCATGACAAGTATGGCAACATTGTTCTCCTGAGTGGAGCTGTCTTCTGTGTCTCTGTGTGGTCTTAT GTTGCTACACAAACTGGAATTGAATGGAATTTATCTCCGGTTGGCCGAGTTACCCCAAAAGAATGGAGAGAGGAGTAG